One stretch of Streptomyces agglomeratus DNA includes these proteins:
- a CDS encoding TetR/AcrR family transcriptional regulator — protein sequence MPRAVRERQMMDAAVQTFGQRGYRAASMDEIAELAGVSKPLVYLYLNSKEELFTACIRREASALVEAVRAGVEPGEPADRQLWAGLRAFFTHAAENPDGWAVLHSQARTHGEPFAAEVAVMREEIVSFVTYLIGAAAREADCDSELADREVAGLAHALVGAAESLAAWGNGTPGVSAKETAATLMNFAWAGLENLMSGQRWAPSPRA from the coding sequence ATGCCGCGTGCCGTGCGTGAGCGGCAGATGATGGACGCCGCCGTGCAGACCTTCGGACAGCGGGGCTACCGGGCCGCGTCGATGGACGAGATCGCCGAGCTGGCCGGGGTGTCGAAGCCGCTCGTCTACCTTTATCTGAACTCGAAGGAAGAGCTGTTCACGGCCTGTATCCGGCGTGAGGCGAGCGCTCTGGTCGAGGCGGTACGGGCCGGTGTCGAGCCCGGCGAACCGGCGGACCGTCAGCTGTGGGCCGGACTGCGCGCGTTCTTCACGCACGCCGCCGAGAACCCGGACGGCTGGGCGGTGCTGCACAGTCAGGCCCGTACGCACGGAGAGCCGTTCGCCGCCGAGGTCGCGGTGATGCGCGAGGAGATCGTCAGCTTCGTCACGTATCTGATCGGGGCCGCGGCGCGCGAGGCGGACTGCGACTCGGAGCTGGCCGACCGGGAGGTCGCGGGCCTCGCCCACGCGCTCGTGGGGGCCGCCGAGTCGCTCGCGGCGTGGGGGAACGGTACGCCCGGTGTCTCCGCGAAGGAGACGGCCGCGACGCTCATGAACTTCGCCTGGGCGGGCCTGGAGAACCTCATGAGCGGTCAGCGGTGGGCGCCCTCACCCCGTGCGTGA
- a CDS encoding dicarboxylate/amino acid:cation symporter, with the protein MSANSATAPDSAPQKQKTRFRISDKFPFWAQIIAGLVLGVLLGWLARSQDVSWLKTTLEQVGGIFVQLLKLAVAPLVFFAILVSITNLRKVNNAARLASRTLLWFMITSLIAVAIGIAIGLVTNPGAGTGLTPKDGQKPEGSGSWIDFLTGIVPTDVITPFTELNVLQIVFMAAVAGIAALQLGEKAEPILKLSNSVLELLQKALWWVIRLAPIGTVGLIGFAIADYGWNLISKYATFTADVYIGCAIVLFGVYPLLLATVAKVNPVQFFKGAWPAIQLAFVSRSSVGTMPVTQRVTERLGVPKEYASFAVPFGATTKMDGCAAIYPALAAIFIAQIFDVQLGIQDYLLIAFVSVIGSAATAGLTGATVMLTLTLSTLGLPLEGVGLLMAIDPILDMMRTATNVAGQALVPVIVSAREKILDHDAYNSASASPVDAYEDGRDAGRDDVRDADEKVAVPVTA; encoded by the coding sequence GTGTCCGCGAACTCCGCGACCGCGCCCGACAGCGCGCCCCAGAAGCAGAAGACCCGCTTCCGGATATCCGACAAGTTCCCCTTCTGGGCCCAGATCATCGCCGGTCTGGTCCTGGGCGTCCTCCTCGGCTGGCTCGCGCGCAGCCAGGACGTCAGTTGGCTCAAGACGACGCTGGAGCAGGTCGGCGGCATCTTCGTCCAGCTCCTCAAGCTGGCCGTCGCGCCGCTCGTCTTCTTCGCGATCCTGGTGTCGATCACCAACCTCCGCAAGGTCAACAACGCCGCCCGGCTGGCCTCGCGCACACTGCTCTGGTTCATGATCACGTCGCTGATCGCGGTCGCCATCGGCATCGCGATCGGCCTGGTCACCAACCCGGGCGCCGGTACGGGTCTCACCCCGAAGGACGGCCAGAAGCCCGAGGGCTCCGGCTCCTGGATCGACTTCCTGACCGGCATCGTGCCGACCGACGTCATCACGCCGTTCACCGAACTGAACGTGCTCCAGATCGTCTTCATGGCCGCCGTCGCCGGAATCGCCGCCCTCCAGCTCGGTGAGAAGGCCGAGCCGATCCTCAAGCTCAGCAACTCGGTCCTGGAGCTGCTCCAGAAGGCCCTGTGGTGGGTCATCCGCCTCGCGCCCATCGGTACGGTCGGCCTCATCGGCTTCGCCATCGCCGACTACGGCTGGAACCTGATCAGCAAGTACGCGACCTTCACCGCCGACGTCTACATCGGCTGCGCCATCGTGCTGTTCGGTGTCTACCCGCTGCTCCTCGCGACGGTCGCCAAGGTCAACCCGGTCCAGTTCTTCAAGGGTGCCTGGCCCGCGATCCAGCTCGCCTTCGTCTCCCGCTCCTCGGTCGGCACCATGCCGGTCACCCAGCGCGTCACCGAGCGCCTCGGTGTGCCGAAGGAGTACGCGTCCTTCGCCGTGCCGTTCGGCGCGACGACCAAGATGGACGGCTGCGCCGCGATCTACCCGGCGCTCGCAGCGATCTTCATCGCGCAGATCTTCGATGTGCAGCTCGGCATCCAGGACTACCTGCTGATCGCCTTCGTCTCCGTCATCGGCTCGGCCGCCACGGCCGGCCTGACGGGCGCGACGGTCATGCTGACGCTGACCCTCTCGACGCTGGGTCTGCCGCTGGAGGGCGTGGGCCTGCTGATGGCGATCGACCCGATCCTGGACATGATGCGGACGGCGACGAACGTCGCGGGCCAGGCTCTCGTGCCGGTCATCGTCTCGGCGCGGGAGAAGATCCTCGACCACGACGCGTACAACTCGGCTTCGGCTTCGCCGGTCGACGCGTACGAGGACGGGCGTGACGCCGGGCGTGACGACGTGCGTGACGCCGACGAGAAGGTCGCCGTGCCGGTCACCGCGTGA
- a CDS encoding DUF4229 domain-containing protein has translation MRLGVFVACFFVIWGLVHFGVVPAGLGDSNLLWVLMLAIVVSAPLSFVLLRKQRDAMSERIVERVDSAKARLESNRNQEDGLTQ, from the coding sequence ATGCGCCTGGGCGTCTTCGTCGCCTGCTTCTTCGTCATCTGGGGCCTGGTCCACTTCGGCGTGGTCCCGGCCGGCCTCGGCGACTCCAACCTCCTGTGGGTCCTGATGCTCGCCATCGTGGTCTCCGCGCCGCTCAGCTTCGTGCTGCTGCGCAAGCAGCGGGACGCGATGTCCGAGCGGATCGTCGAGCGCGTGGACAGCGCGAAGGCCCGGCTGGAGTCCAACCGCAACCAGGAGGACGGCCTGACGCAGTAG
- a CDS encoding GNAT family N-acetyltransferase — MPLTFELDPRTGPGLRDGVLALWADVSNAGGAVGFVPPVTPDDIRPEWVKHLTAMSDGRTRLLVGYDEDGAVAATAFITHNTHRLMRHWVWLYTVMVHPAHQGKGYGRDLMAAVEAAVRGFEGIDAIRLTCRGGTGVDRFYGCCGYKEVGRVPGAIRVAPGDDRDDIVMLLPLE; from the coding sequence ATGCCGCTGACCTTCGAACTCGACCCGCGGACCGGCCCCGGACTGCGCGACGGCGTCCTCGCCCTGTGGGCGGACGTCTCCAACGCGGGCGGCGCCGTCGGATTCGTACCGCCCGTGACGCCCGACGACATCCGGCCCGAGTGGGTCAAGCACCTGACGGCGATGAGCGACGGCCGCACGCGGCTGCTCGTCGGGTACGACGAGGACGGCGCGGTCGCGGCGACGGCCTTCATCACGCACAACACGCACCGGCTGATGCGGCACTGGGTGTGGCTCTACACGGTCATGGTCCACCCCGCCCACCAGGGCAAGGGGTACGGACGTGACCTGATGGCGGCGGTGGAGGCGGCGGTGCGCGGCTTCGAGGGCATCGACGCGATACGGCTGACCTGCCGCGGCGGCACCGGGGTCGACCGCTTCTACGGCTGCTGCGGCTACAAGGAGGTCGGGCGGGTGCCCGGCGCGATCCGGGTCGCCCCGGGGGACGACCGCGACGACATCGTCATGCTGCTGCCGCTGGAATGA
- a CDS encoding UdgX family uracil-DNA binding protein (This protein belongs to the uracil DNA glycosylase superfamily, members of which act in excision repair of DNA. However, it belongs more specifically to UdgX branch, whose founding member was found to bind uracil in DNA (where it does not belong), without cleaving it, appears to promote DNA repair by a pathway involving RecA, rather than base excision.) yields the protein MASRSAGPAGSGSGAPEDAYTAEPFLPGGRAGLPGLREAAAGCRGCPLHRDATRTVFGAGNAHARVLLLGEQPGDQEDRQGRPFVGPAGKVLTRALDEAGIDPDDTYVTNAVKHFKFEVVPERGKRRIHKAPNLREMTACKPWLDAELRVVDPEIIVVLGATAGKALLGSSFRVTEQRGMLLPFEGRGESVLATIHPSAVLRADDREAAYEGLVSDLRIAARAIG from the coding sequence ATGGCCAGTCGCAGCGCGGGTCCTGCCGGAAGCGGCAGCGGGGCGCCCGAGGACGCGTACACCGCCGAGCCCTTCCTCCCCGGCGGCCGTGCCGGTCTCCCCGGACTGCGCGAGGCCGCGGCCGGCTGCCGCGGCTGCCCGCTGCACCGGGACGCGACCCGGACCGTCTTCGGCGCCGGCAACGCCCACGCCCGGGTCCTGCTGCTCGGCGAGCAGCCCGGGGACCAGGAGGACCGGCAGGGCCGGCCGTTCGTCGGCCCCGCGGGCAAGGTGCTGACGCGGGCCCTGGACGAGGCGGGGATCGACCCGGACGACACGTACGTCACCAACGCCGTCAAGCACTTCAAGTTCGAGGTCGTCCCGGAGCGCGGCAAGCGCCGCATCCACAAGGCCCCCAACCTGCGCGAGATGACCGCCTGCAAGCCGTGGCTCGACGCCGAACTGCGCGTGGTCGACCCGGAGATCATCGTCGTCCTGGGCGCGACCGCCGGGAAGGCGCTGCTCGGCTCCTCCTTCCGGGTCACCGAGCAGCGCGGGATGCTGCTCCCCTTCGAGGGGCGCGGGGAGAGCGTGCTGGCCACCATCCACCCCTCCGCCGTGCTGCGCGCCGACGACCGCGAGGCGGCGTACGAGGGCCTGGTGTCCGATCTGCGGATAGCGGCGCGGGCGATCGGCTGA
- the mqnE gene encoding aminofutalosine synthase MqnE gives MDAGLKRELEQKVRAGERLTREDGIALYESDDLAWLGGLAHEVRTRKNGDVVHFNVNRHLNMTNVCTASCAYCSFQRKPGEKDAYTMRIEEAVKLAKAMENENLTELHIVNGLHPSLPWRYYPRSLSELKKALPNVSLKAFTATEIHHFETISGMPASEILDELIEAGLESLTGGGAEIFDWEVRQHIVDHRTHWEDWSRIHRLAHEKGLKTPSTMLYGHIEEPRHRVDHVLRLRELQDETGGFQVFIPLRYQHDFEDMKDGKIRNRLQARTTMASGVDVLKTFAVSRLLFDNVPHVKVFWVMHGVQTSQLALQHGADDMDGSVVEYKITHDADNYGTPNKLGREDLLELIRDAGFRPVERNTRYEIIREYPGPEADRRESPQAMRV, from the coding sequence ATGGACGCGGGGCTGAAGCGCGAGCTGGAGCAGAAGGTCCGGGCCGGGGAGCGGCTGACCCGCGAGGACGGCATCGCCCTCTACGAGTCCGACGACCTGGCCTGGCTGGGCGGCCTCGCCCATGAGGTGCGTACGCGCAAGAACGGCGACGTCGTCCACTTCAACGTCAACCGTCACCTCAACATGACGAACGTGTGCACCGCGTCGTGCGCGTACTGCTCGTTCCAGCGCAAGCCGGGCGAGAAGGACGCGTACACGATGCGCATCGAGGAAGCCGTCAAGCTCGCCAAGGCGATGGAGAACGAGAACCTCACCGAGCTGCACATCGTCAACGGCCTGCACCCCAGCCTCCCGTGGCGCTACTACCCGCGGTCGCTGAGCGAGCTGAAGAAGGCGCTGCCGAACGTCTCGCTGAAGGCGTTCACGGCGACCGAGATCCACCACTTCGAGACGATCTCCGGCATGCCGGCCTCCGAGATCCTGGACGAGCTGATCGAGGCCGGTCTGGAGTCGCTGACCGGCGGCGGCGCGGAGATCTTCGACTGGGAGGTCCGCCAGCACATCGTGGACCACCGCACCCACTGGGAGGACTGGTCGCGGATCCACCGCCTGGCGCACGAGAAGGGCCTCAAGACCCCCTCGACCATGCTGTACGGGCACATCGAGGAGCCGCGCCACCGCGTGGACCACGTGCTGCGGCTGCGCGAGCTCCAGGACGAGACCGGCGGTTTCCAGGTCTTCATCCCGCTGCGCTACCAGCACGACTTCGAGGACATGAAGGACGGCAAGATCCGCAACCGCCTTCAGGCCCGTACGACGATGGCGAGCGGCGTCGACGTGCTGAAGACGTTCGCGGTCTCGCGGCTGCTGTTCGACAACGTGCCGCACGTCAAGGTCTTCTGGGTCATGCACGGCGTGCAGACCTCGCAGCTCGCGCTCCAGCACGGCGCGGACGACATGGACGGCTCGGTCGTCGAGTACAAGATCACGCACGACGCGGACAACTACGGCACGCCGAACAAGCTGGGCCGCGAGGACCTGCTGGAGCTGATCCGGGACGCAGGGTTCCGCCCGGTGGAGCGCAATACCCGGTACGAGATCATCCGCGAGTACCCGGGCCCGGAGGCCGACCGCCGCGAGTCGCCGCAGGCGATGCGCGTCTGA
- a CDS encoding Lrp/AsnC family transcriptional regulator codes for MDAVDRQLIQALRENGRASYAELGRLVGLSGPSVTDRINRLEAAGVITGYRATVDAKSLGLGVTALIGISLSDAADHEDVARRLRDLAEIEDCWFIAGDDSYMLKIRAGDVDGLEKTIRRLSGTRGVSRTRTTIVLSTKWENRVGELPEEG; via the coding sequence ATGGACGCCGTGGACAGGCAGCTCATCCAGGCTCTCAGGGAGAACGGCAGGGCGTCGTACGCCGAACTCGGGCGGCTCGTCGGCCTCTCGGGCCCCAGCGTCACCGACCGCATCAACCGTCTGGAGGCGGCGGGTGTCATCACCGGCTACCGCGCCACGGTCGACGCCAAGTCGCTGGGTCTCGGCGTCACCGCCCTGATCGGCATCTCGCTGTCGGACGCGGCGGACCACGAGGACGTGGCCCGCAGGCTGCGCGATCTGGCGGAGATCGAGGACTGCTGGTTCATCGCGGGCGACGACTCGTACATGCTCAAGATCCGGGCGGGTGACGTCGACGGCCTGGAGAAGACGATCCGCCGGCTGTCCGGCACGCGGGGCGTCTCGCGGACGCGGACGACGATCGTGCTCTCCACGAAGTGGGAGAACCGGGTCGGGGAACTGCCCGAAGAGGGCTAG